Proteins from a single region of Takifugu rubripes chromosome 4, fTakRub1.2, whole genome shotgun sequence:
- the erlin1 gene encoding erlin-1 gives MTMPQIWTVFAAISGVIAIMLHSSIHKIEEGHLAVYYRGGALLTSPNGPGYHIMLPFITTYRSVQTTLQTDEIKNVPCGTSGGVMIYFDRIEVVNMLVPSAVVDIVRNYTADYDKTLIFNKIHHELNQFCSVHTLQEVYIELFDIIDENLKISLQKELNVMAPGLTIQAVRVTKPKIPESIRRNFELMEAEKTRLLITTQTQRIVEKEAETERKRAIIEAQKVAQVAEIQFQQKVMEKETEKRISEIEDAAFLAREKARADAEYYTAARLSEANTLKLTPEYLELMKFQAIAANSKIYFGQDIPNMFVEGGSDHSKATQLRNLPNLHSDSLKVKTQGQ, from the exons ATGACTATGCCACAAATATGGACCGTATTTGCTGCGATATCGGGGGTGATTGCCATCATGTTGCACTCCTCCATCCACAAGATAGAAGAAGGACACCTTGCTGTGTACTACAG GGGCGGGGCGTTGTTGACGAGTCCCAATGGTCCTGGATATCACATCATGCTGCCTTTTATTACCACCTACAGATCAGTGCAG ACGACGCTCCAAACGGATGAGATCAAGAATGTGCCTTGTGGAACCAG TGGCGGTGTGATGATTTATTTTGACAGGATAGAGGTTGTTAACATGCTAGTCCCCTCAGCAG TGGTGGATATAGTCAGGAACTACACTGCTGATTATGATAAGACCCTTATTTTCAACAAGATTCACCATGAACTGAATCAGTTCTGCAGCGTGCACACGCTGCAGGAGGTCTACATCGAGCTGTTTG ACATCATAGATGAGAACCTGAAAATTTCACTGCAGAAGGAGCTGAATGTAATGGCCCCTGGACTCACCATACAG GCGGTTCGTGTCACAAAGCCAAAGATCCCCGAGTCTATCAGGAGGAACTTTGAACTCAT GGAAGCAGAGAAGACTCGTCTGCTGATCACGACTCAGACCCAGAGAATcgtggaaaaggaagcagaaactGAAAGGAAGCGTGCCATCATCG AGGCTCAAAAGGTGGCCCAGGTGGCCGAGATCCAGTTCCAGCAGAAGGTGATGGAGAAAGAGACCGAAAAAAGGATCTCTGAAATAGAAG atGCTGCCTTTTTAGCGAGGGAGAAAGCGAGGGCTGATGCAGAATATTACACGGCTGCCCGATTATCTGAAGCAAACACG CTGAAGTTAACCCCGGAGTACCTGGAGCTGATGAAATTCCAGGCCATTGCAGCTAACAGCAAGATCTACTTTGGCCAAGACATCCCAAACATGTTTGTAGAGGGCGGCAGTGACCACTCCAAGGCTACGCAGTTACGTAATTTGCCAAATCTTCATTCAGACTCATTGAAAGTCAAGACCCAGGGCCAGTAA
- the LOC101068225 gene encoding inhibitor of nuclear factor kappa-B kinase subunit alpha-like isoform X2: MTYPFWPWSTAQGGTYARYQLLNKPENCCGLKESEVFSLLSDIGSGVQYLHDNKIIHRDIKPENIVLQEVDGKLVHKLIDLGYAKDLDQGSLCTSFVGTIQYLAPELFENKPYTVTVDYWSFGTVIFECICGFRPFLHHMQPVQWTSKVKNKGPKDIMATEDMNGEVRFSAHLHYPNNLSRPLLEPVESLLQMLLLWDPAARGGTVDADTNKPYCNTALQNILNLKVIHVLDMTSAQLHSLILGAEENLQSLHLRLEAQTQSHIPPLSQELLLETGVSLDPRRPPSQCLPDGLQGCDSCIVFLFDKSLNKYSGPLTARPLPDSVNFIVRETKTQLPLTALRKVWGEAVSYICGLKEDYIRLYRGQRAAILSLLRYNTNLTRYKNLLFSHSQQLQAKLAFFKTSIQQDLEQYSKQRQTGISSEKLLKTWQENQEKADEFMKVADVAHLDEEIVAVHFEIVELQRSPFARRQVDVMEQLEEKAIELYKQLKAKCKSPDPPHGYSDSSDMLKVILQMVQNQDRVVKDLYTHLSTILVCKRRIVDLFPKLETAVTDIKNAEAGVVQMQMKRQKEFWFLLKIACAHTGSPSQSLTQQSCDGESVHQLLEENENYLSQLTSLLQETTRDPEYSIMEQDWSWTQCESIGDQT; the protein is encoded by the exons ATGACTTACCCCTTTTGGCCATGGAGTACTGCTCAAGGGGGGACCTACGCAAGGTACCAA CTTTTGAACAAACCAGAAAATTGTTGTGGCCTAAAGGAGAGTGAAGTCTTCTCACTGCTTAGTGACATTG GTTCTGGTGTCCAGTATCTTCATGACAACAAGATCATTCACAGAGACATTAAACCGGAGAACATAGTTTTGCAGGAGGTTGATGGGAAG CTTGTCCATAAACTCATAGATCTGGGTTATGCCAAAGACTTGGATCAGGGCAGCCTTTGCACCTCCTTTGTTGGAACCATTCAGTATCTG GCGCCAGAGCTGTTTGAGAATAAACCCTACACTGTAACTGTGGACTACTGGAGCTTCGGAACCGTGATCTTTGAATGCATTTGCGGCTTCCGGCCCTTTTTGCACCACATGCAGCCTGTACAGTG gacaAGTAAAGTGAAAAACAAAGGACCGAAAGACATCATGGCCACAGAGGACATGAATGGCGAAGTCAGATTCTCTGCACATCTCCATTATCCCAACAATCTCAGCAG GCCACTGCTGGAACCAGTCGAGTCTCTTCTGCAGATGCTCTTGCTGTGGGACCCTGCAGCACGTGGCGGAACAGTGGACGCTGACACAAATAAGCCGTACTGCAACACAGCACTACAGAATATTCTCAACTTGAAG GTGATCCATGTGTTGGACATGACATCAGCCCAGCTGCACTCACTAATTTTGGGGGCTGAGGAGAACCTGCAGTCCCTGCATCTTCGCCTCGAGGCGCAGACTCAATCACACATCCCCCCGCTGAgtcaagagctgctgctggagacggGCGTCTCCCTGGACCCACGCCGACCCCCCTCGCAGTGTCTGCCGGATGGATTG CAAGGCTGCGACAGCTGCATTGTTTTCCTGTTCGATAAGAGCCTGAACAAGTACTCCGGACCACTGACTGCCAGACCTCTGCCAGACAGTGTCAACTTTATAG TGAGGGAGACAAAGACCCAACTACCGCTGACGGCACTGAGGAAGGTGTGGGGGGAAGCGGTCAGCTACATCTGTGGACTGAAGGAGGACTACATCCGCTTGTACAGGGGTCAGCGGGCCGCCAT acTGAGCCTGCTGCGCTACAACACAAACCTCACACGCTACAAGAACCTGCTGTTCTCCCactcacagcagctccaggccaAACTGGCTTTTTTTAAGACCAGTATCCAGCAAGACCTGGAGCAGTACAGCAAGCAGAGACAGACTGGAATCT CTTCAGAAAAATTACTGAAGACCTGGCAGGAAAATCAAGAGAAGGCCGACGAGTTTATGAAG GTTGCAGATGTGGCGCATCTGGACGAAGAGATCGTGGctgtacattttgaaattgtggAGCTGCAAAGGAGTCCGTTTGCCAGAAGACAAGTGGATGTGATGGAACAGCT GGAAGAAAAGGCGATTGAACTCTATAAGCAGCTGAAGGCTAAATGTAAAA GTCCAGACCCTCCACATGGCTACAGCGACAGTTCGGACATGTTGAAGGTCATTCTCCAGATGGTTCAGAACCAAGACAGGGTGGTGAAAGACTTGTACACCCACCTGAG CACAATCCTGGTTTGTAAGCGTCGCATCGTCGACCTGTTCCCGAAGTTGGAGACGGCGGTAACGGACATCAAAAATGCCGAGGCGGGAGTGGTGCAGATGCAGATGAAGAGGCAGAAAGAGTTCTGGTTCCTTCTCAAGATCGCTTGT GCTCATACCGGTTCTCCGTCACAGTCACTCACACAACAATCATGTGACGG tGAGAGCGTCCATCAGTTACTGGAGGAGAATGAGAATTATCTGAGTCAGCTTACCTCTCTGCTGCAAGAAACTACACGGGACCCAGAGTACAGCATCATG GAgcaggactggagctggacccAGTGTGAATCGATAGGAGATCAAACCTAG
- the LOC101068225 gene encoding inhibitor of nuclear factor kappa-B kinase subunit alpha-like isoform X1 has translation MMERFALKQSQLCGSWEMKERLGMGGFGHVYLYQHLESGEKMAVKLCRLELNSKNKERWSREIQIMKKLKHGNVVQAREVPEELTSISLNDLPLLAMEYCSRGDLRKLLNKPENCCGLKESEVFSLLSDIGSGVQYLHDNKIIHRDIKPENIVLQEVDGKLVHKLIDLGYAKDLDQGSLCTSFVGTIQYLAPELFENKPYTVTVDYWSFGTVIFECICGFRPFLHHMQPVQWTSKVKNKGPKDIMATEDMNGEVRFSAHLHYPNNLSRPLLEPVESLLQMLLLWDPAARGGTVDADTNKPYCNTALQNILNLKVIHVLDMTSAQLHSLILGAEENLQSLHLRLEAQTQSHIPPLSQELLLETGVSLDPRRPPSQCLPDGLQGCDSCIVFLFDKSLNKYSGPLTARPLPDSVNFIVRETKTQLPLTALRKVWGEAVSYICGLKEDYIRLYRGQRAAILSLLRYNTNLTRYKNLLFSHSQQLQAKLAFFKTSIQQDLEQYSKQRQTGISSEKLLKTWQENQEKADEFMKVADVAHLDEEIVAVHFEIVELQRSPFARRQVDVMEQLEEKAIELYKQLKAKCKSPDPPHGYSDSSDMLKVILQMVQNQDRVVKDLYTHLSTILVCKRRIVDLFPKLETAVTDIKNAEAGVVQMQMKRQKEFWFLLKIACAHTGSPSQSLTQQSCDGESVHQLLEENENYLSQLTSLLQETTRDPEYSIMEQDWSWTQCESIGDQT, from the exons ATGATGGAAAGGTTTGCACTGAAGCAGAGCCAGCTCTGTGGCTCCTGGGAGATGAAGGAGCGACTGGGAATGGGAGGATTTGGGCACGTCTACTTGTACCAGCACCTT GAGTCGGGGGAAAAGATGGCAGTGAAACTTTGCCGCCTGGAGCTGAATTCCAAGAACAAAGAGCGCTGGAGCCGAGAGATACAGATCATGAAGAA GCTCAAACATGGAAATGTGGTTCAAGCCAGGGAAGTCCCAGAAGAACTGACGTCAATCTCATTAAATGACTTACCCCTTTTGGCCATGGAGTACTGCTCAAGGGGGGACCTACGCAAG CTTTTGAACAAACCAGAAAATTGTTGTGGCCTAAAGGAGAGTGAAGTCTTCTCACTGCTTAGTGACATTG GTTCTGGTGTCCAGTATCTTCATGACAACAAGATCATTCACAGAGACATTAAACCGGAGAACATAGTTTTGCAGGAGGTTGATGGGAAG CTTGTCCATAAACTCATAGATCTGGGTTATGCCAAAGACTTGGATCAGGGCAGCCTTTGCACCTCCTTTGTTGGAACCATTCAGTATCTG GCGCCAGAGCTGTTTGAGAATAAACCCTACACTGTAACTGTGGACTACTGGAGCTTCGGAACCGTGATCTTTGAATGCATTTGCGGCTTCCGGCCCTTTTTGCACCACATGCAGCCTGTACAGTG gacaAGTAAAGTGAAAAACAAAGGACCGAAAGACATCATGGCCACAGAGGACATGAATGGCGAAGTCAGATTCTCTGCACATCTCCATTATCCCAACAATCTCAGCAG GCCACTGCTGGAACCAGTCGAGTCTCTTCTGCAGATGCTCTTGCTGTGGGACCCTGCAGCACGTGGCGGAACAGTGGACGCTGACACAAATAAGCCGTACTGCAACACAGCACTACAGAATATTCTCAACTTGAAG GTGATCCATGTGTTGGACATGACATCAGCCCAGCTGCACTCACTAATTTTGGGGGCTGAGGAGAACCTGCAGTCCCTGCATCTTCGCCTCGAGGCGCAGACTCAATCACACATCCCCCCGCTGAgtcaagagctgctgctggagacggGCGTCTCCCTGGACCCACGCCGACCCCCCTCGCAGTGTCTGCCGGATGGATTG CAAGGCTGCGACAGCTGCATTGTTTTCCTGTTCGATAAGAGCCTGAACAAGTACTCCGGACCACTGACTGCCAGACCTCTGCCAGACAGTGTCAACTTTATAG TGAGGGAGACAAAGACCCAACTACCGCTGACGGCACTGAGGAAGGTGTGGGGGGAAGCGGTCAGCTACATCTGTGGACTGAAGGAGGACTACATCCGCTTGTACAGGGGTCAGCGGGCCGCCAT acTGAGCCTGCTGCGCTACAACACAAACCTCACACGCTACAAGAACCTGCTGTTCTCCCactcacagcagctccaggccaAACTGGCTTTTTTTAAGACCAGTATCCAGCAAGACCTGGAGCAGTACAGCAAGCAGAGACAGACTGGAATCT CTTCAGAAAAATTACTGAAGACCTGGCAGGAAAATCAAGAGAAGGCCGACGAGTTTATGAAG GTTGCAGATGTGGCGCATCTGGACGAAGAGATCGTGGctgtacattttgaaattgtggAGCTGCAAAGGAGTCCGTTTGCCAGAAGACAAGTGGATGTGATGGAACAGCT GGAAGAAAAGGCGATTGAACTCTATAAGCAGCTGAAGGCTAAATGTAAAA GTCCAGACCCTCCACATGGCTACAGCGACAGTTCGGACATGTTGAAGGTCATTCTCCAGATGGTTCAGAACCAAGACAGGGTGGTGAAAGACTTGTACACCCACCTGAG CACAATCCTGGTTTGTAAGCGTCGCATCGTCGACCTGTTCCCGAAGTTGGAGACGGCGGTAACGGACATCAAAAATGCCGAGGCGGGAGTGGTGCAGATGCAGATGAAGAGGCAGAAAGAGTTCTGGTTCCTTCTCAAGATCGCTTGT GCTCATACCGGTTCTCCGTCACAGTCACTCACACAACAATCATGTGACGG tGAGAGCGTCCATCAGTTACTGGAGGAGAATGAGAATTATCTGAGTCAGCTTACCTCTCTGCTGCAAGAAACTACACGGGACCCAGAGTACAGCATCATG GAgcaggactggagctggacccAGTGTGAATCGATAGGAGATCAAACCTAG
- the plaua gene encoding plasminogen activator, urokinase a isoform X1: MKLLVILVIFVAFCSDVAFSRRRMRHKPKPSETSKPTETCWPGERSSYTGDVSKSLGGRRCLNWRNVFNPWGDSNGIGDHNYCRNPDQSGRPWCYVRRGRRIVWEFCVVPMCPKTTVPPRPVALDTALSCGERQEQRTNKIVNGSFADVESHPWIAAIFGQRSLCGGSLISPCWVVTAAHCFDDGDATDIRQLSVHLGKKAINETNAKKEQAFLVEKLIIHQHFDSSDLNNDIALLKIKRRDGSCAAKSASARVVCLPPLRTQLPAGFQCTVAGYGHESYQGSYSQYLKKTEVKLISHSLCQSPSYYGKRITDNMLCAGSPDWTTDSCSGDSGGPLVCEAAGRMFLFGVVSWGDECAKKNKPGVYTQVTNYNKWIADETGLSEYTKGLMYPEK, from the exons ATGAAGCTGTTAGTCATCCTGGTCATCTTTGTGGCATTCTGTAGCGATGTG GCTTTTTCAAGGAGACGGATGAGACATAAACCGAAACCCTCAGAAACCTCCAAAC CAACAGAAACGTGCTGGCCGGGAGAACGAAGCAGCTACACAGGAGACGTTTCCAAATCATTGGGGGGCAGACGGTGCCTGAACTGGAGGAACGTCTTTAACCCATGGGGGGATTCGAATGGGATCGGTGACCACAACTACTGCAG AAATCCTGACCAGAGCGGGAGACCCTGGTGTTACGTCCGAAGGGGAAGAAGAATCGTGTGGGAATTCTGTGTTGTTCCCATGT GCCCCAAAACAACCGTACCCCCACGACCTGTTGCACTGGATACAG CGCTGTCATGTGGTGAGAGGCAAGAACAGAGGACCAACAAAATCGTGAACGGCTCTTTCGCAGATGTAGAGTCACACCCCTGGATCGCAGCGATCTTTGGCCAGCGTTCCCTTTGTGGTGGTTCTCTCATCTCGCCTTGCTGGGTTGTTACTGCTGCCCACTGTTTCGACGATGG CGACGCCACCGACATCCGACAGCTCTCGGTACACCTGGGGAAGAAGGCCATCAATGAAACCAATGCAAAGAAGGAACAGGCCTTCTTGGTTGAAAAGCTGATAATCCACCAGCATTTCGACAGCTCCGACTTGAATAATGACATAG CCCTGTTGAAGATCAAAAGGAGAGACGGGAGCTGCGCGGCAAAGTCAGCATCTGCACGAGTAgtgtgtcttcctcctcttcgcaCTCAGCTCCCTGCAGGGTTTCAGTGCACCGTCGCTGGATATGGCCATGAGAGTTACC AGGGGAGTTACTCCCAGTACCTGAAGAAAACTGAGGTGAAGCTGATCTCCCACTCGCTCTGTCAGAGCCCCTCATACTATGGAAAAAGAATCACTGACAACATGCTTTGTGCTGGGAGCCCCGACTGGACCACTGATTCCTGCAGT GGTGACTCCGGTGGTCCACTGGTGTGTGAAGCCGCGGGCCGGATGTTTCTGTTCGGGGTGGTAAGCTGGGGCGACGAGTGTGCCAAGAAGAACAAACCAGGGGTTTACACACAAGTCACCAATTACAACAAGTGGATTGCAGATGAAACAGGTCTCTCTGAGTACACAAAGGGACTGATGTACCCCGAGAAGTGA
- the plaua gene encoding plasminogen activator, urokinase a isoform X2: MKLLVILVIFVAFCSDVAFSRRRMRHKPKPSETSKQTCWPGERSSYTGDVSKSLGGRRCLNWRNVFNPWGDSNGIGDHNYCRNPDQSGRPWCYVRRGRRIVWEFCVVPMCPKTTVPPRPVALDTALSCGERQEQRTNKIVNGSFADVESHPWIAAIFGQRSLCGGSLISPCWVVTAAHCFDDGDATDIRQLSVHLGKKAINETNAKKEQAFLVEKLIIHQHFDSSDLNNDIALLKIKRRDGSCAAKSASARVVCLPPLRTQLPAGFQCTVAGYGHESYQGSYSQYLKKTEVKLISHSLCQSPSYYGKRITDNMLCAGSPDWTTDSCSGDSGGPLVCEAAGRMFLFGVVSWGDECAKKNKPGVYTQVTNYNKWIADETGLSEYTKGLMYPEK, from the exons ATGAAGCTGTTAGTCATCCTGGTCATCTTTGTGGCATTCTGTAGCGATGTG GCTTTTTCAAGGAGACGGATGAGACATAAACCGAAACCCTCAGAAACCTCCAAAC AAACGTGCTGGCCGGGAGAACGAAGCAGCTACACAGGAGACGTTTCCAAATCATTGGGGGGCAGACGGTGCCTGAACTGGAGGAACGTCTTTAACCCATGGGGGGATTCGAATGGGATCGGTGACCACAACTACTGCAG AAATCCTGACCAGAGCGGGAGACCCTGGTGTTACGTCCGAAGGGGAAGAAGAATCGTGTGGGAATTCTGTGTTGTTCCCATGT GCCCCAAAACAACCGTACCCCCACGACCTGTTGCACTGGATACAG CGCTGTCATGTGGTGAGAGGCAAGAACAGAGGACCAACAAAATCGTGAACGGCTCTTTCGCAGATGTAGAGTCACACCCCTGGATCGCAGCGATCTTTGGCCAGCGTTCCCTTTGTGGTGGTTCTCTCATCTCGCCTTGCTGGGTTGTTACTGCTGCCCACTGTTTCGACGATGG CGACGCCACCGACATCCGACAGCTCTCGGTACACCTGGGGAAGAAGGCCATCAATGAAACCAATGCAAAGAAGGAACAGGCCTTCTTGGTTGAAAAGCTGATAATCCACCAGCATTTCGACAGCTCCGACTTGAATAATGACATAG CCCTGTTGAAGATCAAAAGGAGAGACGGGAGCTGCGCGGCAAAGTCAGCATCTGCACGAGTAgtgtgtcttcctcctcttcgcaCTCAGCTCCCTGCAGGGTTTCAGTGCACCGTCGCTGGATATGGCCATGAGAGTTACC AGGGGAGTTACTCCCAGTACCTGAAGAAAACTGAGGTGAAGCTGATCTCCCACTCGCTCTGTCAGAGCCCCTCATACTATGGAAAAAGAATCACTGACAACATGCTTTGTGCTGGGAGCCCCGACTGGACCACTGATTCCTGCAGT GGTGACTCCGGTGGTCCACTGGTGTGTGAAGCCGCGGGCCGGATGTTTCTGTTCGGGGTGGTAAGCTGGGGCGACGAGTGTGCCAAGAAGAACAAACCAGGGGTTTACACACAAGTCACCAATTACAACAAGTGGATTGCAGATGAAACAGGTCTCTCTGAGTACACAAAGGGACTGATGTACCCCGAGAAGTGA